The Methylomarinum vadi genome has a window encoding:
- the phoU gene encoding phosphate signaling complex protein PhoU, with the protein MKAHTYHPFDGDLNCLHNQVLTMANLIIEQFDTIVLAINQKSTDLAVKAMQQDNVIDQFEVTIDAEVIEILARQTPLANDLRTIIATSKTVTELERIGDELVKIGGLVIDLYTDEMALPQPKILPEINTIAKVIKAVLDKTIHCIEQCSAQEAYQLIRSEDFCHQELEESLVRQLNMLTREVRLIGPTLDSMQIINGLLRCGTHCISIAEQMVFMLDGEDIRHQKSA; encoded by the coding sequence ATGAAAGCTCACACCTACCACCCTTTCGACGGCGATTTGAATTGTCTGCATAACCAAGTGCTGACGATGGCAAACCTGATTATTGAGCAATTCGACACGATCGTGTTAGCCATCAATCAAAAGAGCACGGATTTGGCGGTAAAAGCGATGCAACAAGACAATGTGATAGATCAGTTCGAAGTCACCATCGATGCCGAGGTGATCGAAATATTGGCCAGGCAAACGCCGCTGGCGAACGATCTGCGCACCATCATAGCAACATCGAAGACCGTTACCGAATTGGAAAGAATCGGGGATGAGCTGGTCAAAATCGGCGGCCTTGTCATCGACCTATATACCGACGAAATGGCCCTGCCCCAACCCAAAATACTCCCGGAAATCAATACCATCGCGAAAGTCATCAAAGCCGTGCTGGATAAAACCATTCATTGCATCGAACAATGCTCAGCCCAGGAAGCCTATCAACTCATTCGTAGCGAAGATTTTTGTCATCAAGAACTCGAAGAAAGCCTGGTTCGCCAGTTGAACATGCTGACCAGGGAGGTTCGATTAATCGGCCCCACCCTTGATAGCATGCAAATCATCAATGGATTGTTACGCTGCGGAACTCACTGTATCAGCATCGCCGAGCAAATGGTTTTCATGCTCGATGGCGAAGACATCAGACACCAAAAATCCGCTTGA
- a CDS encoding circularly permuted type 2 ATP-grasp protein → MSRIWDNYQTDVSYDELMFSSFQPRQGSHSLCQYLNALTRESIEKRKIAAELAILEMGISFTVYSDEGNIDRAWPFDIIPRIIEADEWRFIEKGLKQRLRALNCFLNDVYDKQEFIKEGLIPSEIINSSKNFRHQCVGMKPRHNVWANICGSDLVRDKDGTMYVLEDNLRVPSGVSYMLENRVITKRVFPELLENIDILPIDDYPAQLYEMLCSIAPVQVSSPQIVVLTPGIYNSAYFEHAFLAQQMGARLVEGSDLVVEEDECVYMRTIEGLTKVDVIYRRIDDEFLDPEVFRKDSILGVPGLMRAWRAGNVALANAPGAGVADDKVVYAYVPEMIRFYLNEEALLPNVPTYLCAEPEQLHYVMQHLDELVVKPANESGGYGMLIGPQATSKQLAAFREVMKKNPRNYIAQPTLSISTSPTLCNDKVEPRHVDLRPFILQGEDIFVTAGGLTRVAMKKGSLVVNSSQGGGSKDTWIINVEKR, encoded by the coding sequence ATGTCTAGAATTTGGGACAATTATCAGACTGATGTCTCATACGACGAATTGATGTTCTCGAGTTTTCAACCTCGGCAGGGAAGTCACAGTCTATGCCAATATCTCAATGCATTAACTCGAGAAAGTATTGAAAAACGCAAGATTGCCGCCGAGCTTGCTATTTTGGAAATGGGAATCAGTTTTACCGTTTATAGCGACGAAGGCAATATCGACCGTGCCTGGCCGTTCGATATCATTCCCCGCATCATAGAGGCTGACGAATGGCGTTTCATCGAAAAGGGCTTGAAACAGCGGCTGCGGGCGCTCAATTGTTTCCTTAACGATGTCTATGACAAACAGGAATTCATCAAGGAAGGTCTGATTCCGTCGGAAATTATCAATAGTTCCAAAAATTTTCGCCATCAGTGCGTGGGCATGAAACCGCGACATAACGTATGGGCGAACATCTGCGGAAGCGACTTGGTGCGTGACAAAGACGGTACTATGTACGTGCTGGAAGACAATCTTAGAGTACCGTCAGGCGTTTCATATATGCTCGAGAACCGAGTGATTACCAAACGGGTATTTCCCGAATTATTGGAAAATATCGATATCCTACCGATCGACGATTATCCGGCCCAGCTCTATGAAATGTTATGTTCGATCGCTCCGGTTCAGGTATCGTCTCCGCAAATTGTCGTACTGACGCCGGGAATTTATAACTCGGCTTATTTCGAACATGCTTTTCTGGCTCAACAAATGGGGGCCAGGTTGGTGGAAGGTTCGGACTTGGTGGTCGAGGAAGACGAGTGTGTTTATATGCGCACTATCGAGGGATTAACAAAAGTCGACGTCATCTATCGCCGCATCGACGACGAATTCCTCGATCCCGAGGTTTTTAGGAAAGATTCGATTTTGGGCGTTCCGGGATTGATGCGCGCCTGGCGGGCGGGCAACGTGGCGCTGGCGAATGCGCCGGGTGCGGGGGTAGCCGATGATAAGGTGGTTTACGCCTATGTCCCTGAAATGATTCGCTTTTATCTGAATGAGGAAGCATTGTTGCCCAATGTACCGACTTATCTCTGTGCCGAACCGGAGCAATTGCATTATGTCATGCAGCACCTGGATGAATTGGTAGTCAAGCCCGCTAACGAATCAGGTGGCTACGGCATGTTGATCGGCCCACAGGCAACATCGAAACAGCTGGCCGCGTTTCGCGAGGTAATGAAAAAAAATCCCCGCAATTATATAGCTCAACCCACCTTGAGTATTTCAACCTCACCAACCTTGTGTAACGACAAAGTGGAACCCAGGCACGTCGATTTACGCCCTTTCATACTGCAAGGG
- a CDS encoding sugar phosphorylase, with the protein MNSVSRPNNELPHWFTQKAEARLQFLYGLERTHELMERLLERLQEVPPHPAPLKEEQWNEQDIILITYGDTVQQVNEKPLQTLYEFLTLHLQDCINSVHVLPYFPYSSDDGFAVIDYKTVDPQLGEWSDIERISKNFHLMTDLVINHVSRENLWFIDFLSRKEPGCHYFIDMPPDTDVSMVVRPRSTPVLVPAHTHEGVHHVWATFGEDQIDVNFSNPDVLFEFIDILLLYISKGARFIRLDAVAFLWKKIGTRCINLRETHEVVKLLRDIVDVVAPGTILITETNVPNGENLSYFGNSDEAHMVYQFTLPPLLLHALHHGNSHFLSQWAKDTPRPQKQCTYLNFIASHDGIGLRPAEGILPEQEVLSLVDAMHQYGGYVSMRSDQFGKESPYEINITLFDALKGTRKGLDNYQVQRFICAHTIMLALQGIPALYIHSLTATPNNYQGVEQSGRTRTINRRKWQYNELLDLLNNPSSSNAMTFHELKRLFRIRRKQPAFHPDARQETISLGDSLFAFWRISPDQQQRILSVSNITPEVQTLQLPKHPLASGSGVWRDLIERTALSKGTRKLKLYPYQSAWLEALD; encoded by the coding sequence ATGAATAGCGTTTCCCGCCCCAACAATGAATTACCTCACTGGTTTACCCAAAAAGCGGAAGCTCGACTGCAATTTTTGTACGGATTAGAACGTACTCATGAATTAATGGAGCGTTTATTAGAGCGGTTGCAAGAAGTGCCTCCCCATCCCGCTCCATTAAAAGAAGAACAATGGAACGAGCAGGATATCATTCTGATTACCTATGGCGACACAGTACAACAAGTCAATGAAAAACCCCTGCAAACACTGTACGAATTTCTCACTTTGCATTTGCAGGATTGCATCAATAGCGTACATGTGTTGCCTTATTTTCCTTATAGTTCGGATGACGGCTTTGCAGTCATCGACTATAAAACGGTCGACCCCCAGTTGGGCGAGTGGTCGGATATCGAACGTATCAGTAAAAATTTCCATCTGATGACCGATTTAGTGATCAATCATGTCTCACGTGAAAATCTATGGTTCATCGACTTTCTCAGCCGAAAAGAGCCAGGCTGCCATTATTTTATCGATATGCCGCCGGACACGGATGTCTCCATGGTGGTGCGGCCACGAAGTACGCCGGTGCTTGTTCCCGCCCACACCCACGAAGGGGTCCATCATGTATGGGCGACATTCGGCGAGGACCAAATCGATGTCAATTTTAGCAATCCGGATGTGCTATTTGAATTTATCGATATTTTATTATTGTATATCTCCAAGGGCGCACGATTTATCCGTCTTGATGCGGTCGCTTTTTTGTGGAAAAAAATTGGCACACGTTGCATCAATCTGCGCGAAACCCATGAAGTGGTCAAGTTGTTACGGGATATCGTCGATGTTGTTGCGCCGGGCACTATTTTGATTACCGAAACCAATGTGCCGAACGGGGAGAATCTGAGTTATTTCGGTAACAGTGATGAAGCCCACATGGTCTATCAATTTACCCTACCGCCATTATTACTGCATGCACTACATCACGGTAACAGCCATTTTCTGAGCCAATGGGCCAAAGATACCCCGCGGCCGCAAAAACAATGCACCTATCTGAACTTTATCGCCTCCCATGACGGCATCGGTTTGCGTCCTGCAGAAGGAATCTTGCCGGAACAGGAAGTATTATCGTTAGTCGATGCGATGCACCAGTATGGAGGCTATGTCAGCATGCGTAGCGATCAATTTGGCAAAGAATCTCCTTACGAAATAAACATTACTTTGTTCGATGCCTTGAAGGGTACCCGCAAAGGGCTAGACAATTACCAAGTGCAGAGATTCATCTGCGCCCACACCATCATGCTGGCGCTCCAGGGTATTCCGGCACTTTACATCCATAGCCTGACCGCAACCCCCAACAACTATCAAGGTGTCGAGCAAAGCGGTCGAACGCGCACCATCAACCGGCGCAAATGGCAATATAATGAATTGCTGGATTTGTTAAACAACCCGTCTTCGTCGAATGCCATGACTTTTCACGAATTGAAGCGCTTGTTTAGAATCCGCCGCAAACAACCCGCCTTCCACCCCGATGCGAGACAAGAAACTATTTCTCTGGGAGATAGTTTGTTCGCCTTTTGGCGTATCAGTCCTGATCAGCAACAACGTATTCTGTCGGTCAGCAACATCACTCCGGAAGTTCAGACATTGCAGCTCCCCAAACATCCTTTAGCTTCCGGTTCAGGCGTATGGAGAGATTTAATCGAACGGACCGCTCTCAGCAAGGGAACCCGCAAACTTAAGTTATATCCGTATCAGTCGGCTTGGTTGGAGGCGTTGGATTGA
- a CDS encoding PDC sensor domain-containing protein, which translates to MSRMSHINVIEKYEEHRSAIHHLLSSILSCFADPKMFEQNQHELIEQLNSLCNYYPFISLLYLLDEKGKQISTNVPGSHFRRSPKTGRGTDRSNRPYYLKAIKSDSVVVTEPYLSSVRRELCVSASIKMNNEDHSIKGVIVLDIDLATTISFLTGDSKRIHFEPYFKAIYSIIVTGLFSVAFLLLYLAAKECWLVIHPLLTNDENKLLPFGVVIYLTLALAIFDLGKTTLEEEVLLYKDILRHSSTRRTITRFIAAIIIAVSIEALLMIFKSALKESGEHIIQAVWVILAAGFLLLSLAVYIYLGSKSEVMLLKRKNSKEFSS; encoded by the coding sequence ATGTCAAGAATGAGTCATATTAACGTTATCGAAAAGTACGAGGAACATCGCAGCGCCATACATCATCTACTTTCTTCGATCCTGAGCTGTTTTGCCGACCCCAAGATGTTCGAACAAAATCAACACGAATTGATTGAACAACTGAATTCCTTATGTAATTACTACCCCTTTATAAGCTTGCTGTATTTATTGGATGAGAAGGGAAAACAGATCTCTACCAACGTCCCTGGCAGCCATTTTAGACGCAGTCCGAAAACAGGACGCGGAACCGATCGTAGTAACCGCCCTTATTATCTCAAGGCGATTAAATCCGATTCGGTCGTTGTGACGGAACCCTATTTATCCAGTGTGAGACGAGAACTTTGTGTCTCCGCCAGCATTAAAATGAATAATGAAGACCATAGCATTAAAGGTGTTATCGTACTCGACATTGATTTAGCGACAACGATTTCTTTTTTAACTGGCGATAGTAAACGAATTCATTTTGAACCTTATTTCAAAGCAATCTATTCAATTATCGTCACCGGTCTATTCAGCGTGGCCTTCCTACTTTTGTACTTAGCGGCTAAGGAGTGTTGGCTAGTTATCCACCCTCTGCTGACTAACGATGAAAACAAACTGCTGCCGTTCGGCGTCGTGATTTATTTGACTTTAGCATTGGCTATTTTCGATCTGGGTAAAACCACCCTGGAAGAAGAAGTGCTGTTATATAAAGATATTCTGCGCCACAGTTCAACCCGCCGCACCATTACCCGCTTCATCGCCGCCATCATCATCGCCGTGTCGATCGAGGCATTGCTAATGATTTTTAAATCGGCCTTGAAAGAAAGTGGAGAACATATTATTCAGGCGGTATGGGTGATTTTGGCGGCCGGCTTTCTGCTGCTATCTTTAGCTGTCTACATCTATCTTGGCAGCAAATCCGAAGTAATGTTATTAAAACGAAAAAACTCCAAGGAATTCTCGTCATGA
- a CDS encoding inorganic pyrophosphatase: protein MNIKYKAHPWHGIEVGRRAPEIVTAFIEIVPTDTVKYEIDKFSGYLKVDRPQKFSNTIPTLYGFIPQTYCAEKIAEFATLKSGKKVSQGDKDPLDICVLSERNVMHGDILLEAIPIGGFRLLDRGEADDKIIAVMKGDEFHEQWNDISDCPKSYINRLKHYFLTYKNLPGEEMTCKIANVYGREEAHEVIRRAMEDYKNLVRECKKGKSIKRIFGV, encoded by the coding sequence ATGAATATAAAGTATAAGGCGCATCCCTGGCACGGTATCGAGGTCGGCCGGAGAGCCCCCGAGATCGTTACGGCGTTTATCGAAATCGTTCCCACTGATACAGTCAAATACGAAATCGATAAATTCAGCGGTTATTTGAAAGTCGATCGGCCGCAAAAATTTTCCAATACGATCCCAACTCTGTATGGCTTTATCCCGCAGACCTATTGCGCGGAAAAGATTGCCGAATTTGCCACGCTGAAATCCGGGAAAAAGGTATCTCAAGGGGATAAGGACCCGTTGGATATTTGTGTCTTGAGCGAACGCAATGTGATGCATGGAGATATTTTACTGGAAGCGATACCGATCGGCGGTTTTCGCCTGTTGGATAGGGGCGAGGCGGACGATAAGATTATCGCCGTGATGAAAGGTGATGAATTTCATGAGCAATGGAACGACATTTCCGATTGTCCGAAATCCTATATCAACCGACTCAAGCATTATTTTCTCACCTATAAGAACCTGCCAGGCGAGGAGATGACGTGTAAAATCGCCAATGTTTATGGCCGTGAGGAAGCGCATGAAGTCATCAGACGTGCCATGGAAGACTATAAAAACCTGGTGCGAGAATGTAAAAAAGGAAAATCCATCAAGCGGATTTTTGGTGTCTGA